One stretch of Oryzias latipes chromosome 7, ASM223467v1 DNA includes these proteins:
- the pqbp1 gene encoding polyglutamine-binding protein 1 has translation MPLPPALLARLAKRGIVKPSDQEIEEEIIAEDYDDNNVDYEATRLENLPPNWYKVFDSTCGLPYYWNIESDLVSWLSPNDPSAVIMKAAKKAKDGGEERVEKPSFEKPDRERERDRERDRDRERDRDRDRDRERDDARDRDRRRQRKDDIAPYSKNKRGRKDDEMDPMDPSAYSDAPRGSWSSGLPKRNEAKTGADTTAAGPLFQQRPYPSPGAVLRANAANQQPKE, from the exons ATGCCTCTACCTCCAGCCCTGCTGGCCCGTTTGGCCAAGAGAGGAATAGTTAAACCTTCAGATCAAG AGATAGAGGAGGAGATCATCGCTGAAGATTATGATGACAACAATGTTGACTATGAAGCCACTCGGTTAGAAAATCTTCCCCCAAATTGGTACAAAGTGTTTGACTCGACGTG CGGTCTTCCTTATTACTGGAACATTGAGTCCGATCTGGTTTCCTGGCTTTCCCCAAATGATCCGTCAGCGGTTATAATGAAAGCTgccaaaaaagcaaaag atGGAGGAGAGGAAAGGGTTGAGAAGCCATCATTTGAGAAGCCCGACAGAGAACGAGAGCGCGACagggagagagacagagatcGAGAGCGTGACCGAGACCgggacagagacagagagagggaCGATGCAAGAGACCGGGACAGAAGACGGCAAAGAAAAGACGACATCGCGCCGTACAGCAAGAACAAACGAG GAAGAAAAGATGACGAGATGGACCCCATGGATCCCAGTGCTTATTCTGACGCTCCAAG GGGGTCGTGGTCCAGTGGTCTCCCCAAGCGAAATGAAGCAAAGACGGGTGCCGACACCACCGCAGCCGGACCCTTGTTCCAGCAGCGGCCGTATCCTAGCCCTGGAGCCGTGCTCCGGGCCAACGCGGCCAACCAGCAACCCAAGGAGTGA
- the timm17b gene encoding mitochondrial import inner membrane translocase subunit Tim17-B gives MEEFAREPCPWRIVDDCGGAFTMGAIGGGVFQAVKGFRNAPAGVAHRLKGSANAVRIRAPQIGGSFAVWGGLFSTIDCGLVRLRGKEDPWNSITSGALTGAVLAARSGPLTMVGSAMMGGILLALIEGFGILLTRYTAQQFQNPMPFTDDPSQLPPKNV, from the exons ATGGAGGAGTTTGCGCGTGAACCTTG CCCCTGGAGGATTGTGGATGACTGTGGGGGGGCGTTTACTATGGGTGCAATTGGTGGAGGGGTGTTCCAAGCAGTCAAGGGGTTTCGAAACGCCCCCGCC GGTGTTGCACACAGGCTAAAAGGAAGCGCCAATGCAGTGAGAATAAGAGCGCCGCAGATTGGAG GCAGCTTTGCAGTGTGGGGGGGGCTCTTCTCCACGATCGACTGTGGTCTGGTCCGTCTGAGAGGGAAAGAAGACCCGTGGAACTCCATCACCAGCGGGGCCCTGACCGGAGCCGTTCTAGCAGCACGCA GCGGACCGTTGACCATGGTGGGCTCTGCCATGATGGGAGGAATATTGCTCGCTCTCATCGAGGGTTTTGGGATCCTGCTAACCAGATACACTGCACAGCAGTTTCAGAACC CGATGCCCTTCACAGATGACCCCAGCCAGCTTCCTCCAAAGAACGTTTAG
- the LOC101171913 gene encoding voltage-dependent L-type calcium channel subunit alpha-1D, producing MDGVKKDVPPLGEAGKSDTLGSTGSARKRGGGAKKAMQANKSALRAPRALCCLTLSNPIRMAALALVEWKPFDIFILLAIFANCVAMGVTKPFPDDDSNPTNHQLEQVEYVFLVIFTIETFTKILAYGLVMHPSAYIRSGWNLLDFVIVIVGLFSVMAEGMTDHKPGEAHHAAGKPGGLDVKALRAFRVLRPLRLVSGVPSLQIVLNSIMKAMVPLLHIGMLVMFVIIIYAIIGLELFIGRMHKSCYDISTGLMVEDDPSPCAFAGSGRFCVTNGTECRGKWEGPNGGITNFDNIFFAMLTVFQCITMEGWTDVLYWMNDAIGFEIPWIYFVSLVIFGSFFIINLVLGVLSGEFSKEREKAVARGELQKAQESKQMEEDMIGYMDWLIEAEDVDEEGNKRAAIAKKKMMKKFGWYKHSEDGGESDSDDDIAYLDDDSGFCASLMAKMMANSFCDQLCQLNHTFRKNCRVAVKTTNFYWLVLLLVFLNTVASASEHYGQPKWLTELQERANKILLLLFTLEMLMKMYAFGLQIYFMALFNRFDCFVVCGGILETLLVEMDVIPPIGISVLRCIRLLRIFKMTRHWAALSDLVTSLLNSMKAICSLLLLLFLFLIIFALLGMQLFGGKFNFDETQMKRSTFDSFPQALLTCFQILTGEDWNAVMYDGIMAYGGPIFPNMVVCIYFVILFVCGNYILLNVFLAIAVDNLAGGGEKKKVEEKKEEEEEWDEDQEKEDEDAGNEEDDWPENEELRAIEGLEGVAPLKPEFSGPKEKIVPIPDGSSFFILGKKNCLRVACHNLIHHPYFTNFILIFIILSSISLAAEDPIKSHSFRNIVLGYADYVFTSVFTVEIVLKMTVYGAFLHTGSFCRNAFNLLDLLVVSVSLTSFFLHSSAISVVKILRVLRVLRPLRAINRAKGLKNVVQCVFVAIRTIGNILIVTTLLQFMFACIGVQLFKGRFYSCTDEAKHTPEECKGTFVVYKDGDMNHPMVKERIWENSDFNFDNVLMGMLALFTVSTFEGWPLLLYRAVDANAINRGPIYNYRVEISIFFIIYIIIIAFFMMNIFVGFVIITFREQGEAEFKNCELNKNQRQCVYYALKAQPIKIYIPKNPSQLKFWRIINSSQFEYVMFVLILGNTLTLAIQHYEQSKLFTSVMDILNMIFTVVFTIEMIIKLLALRAHHYFIDPWNSFDALIVVGSVLDIAVSEFIHFLQGGGGGGGGGAGGGSGGGKGEHAKVSITFFRLFRVLRLVKLLSKGEGIRTLLWTFVKSLQALPYVGLLIAMIFFIYAVIGMQMFGKIAVDDETEINRNCNFQTFFMAVLVLFRCATGEQWQQIMLGALPGRRCDPESDTEPGEEFTCGSNLAYIYFISFFMLCAYLIINLFIAVIMDNFEYLTRDWTVLGTHHLDEFKRVWSDYDPEATGRIKHIDVVTMLRRIQPPLGFGKLCPHRVACKRLVAMNVPLHSDGTVTFNATLFALVRTSLKIKTEGPIDKQNEELKIIIKKLWKRTKPKLIDEVIPPPRGDEVTCGKVYASFLIQDYFKKYRKRKERERKSKKKDKAAALQQGLRTLHDLAPEMRLAMACDLDEEEATEGEMTGDEIFDSEPGTSVNTTPAPTPMPPLEVLVEQTAAIYIEPQPHVVNGGVITEQVNGLQEHQKPGSELAGVSVVTEQPLRSEPLPVSVVSISESPLPPPPDLLVESEPVAEVAASAATEQFFSNELEAASLASVDGYSYPEPMSPLPTDSGFNGQSLDMTSSIGEIPYDTHIPDDFVDHGYSDGNINVESAAASPTPYEENLYNGNGYTGYHGNGRASINGNESMVSGFNENGSTFSGFNGNGYNTNENGAAQFVRRRLLPSIPKGNKPTFNFQCLQPQSSVDNLPIPGNYQGNTSPTRSRLKAQLSLDSRPSSVSSMSTASWANTAAAGTTPVPGLIAPSGRRGKLIYTPMILVDESSGTSQPLWSDGSASLPAGRRSAWYPGQTRTFTSVRMPPPVNPSFVEKGSADSLVESILISEGLGIYARDPKFVNFAKREIAEACHMSLDEMESAAADLIARGASQSLSRFEDELADEMNCVISY from the exons ATGGACGGAGTCAAGAAAG ATGTCCCCCCTTTGGGGGAAGCAGGCAAATCAGACACCCTGGGGTCGACCGGCTCAGCCAGGAAACGGGGAGGGGGGGCCAAGAAGGCAATGCAGGCCAACAAATCTGCCCTCCGGGCCCCTCGAGCTCTTTGCTGCCTTACCTTAAGCAACCCCATCCGCATGGCAGCGCTGGCCTTGGTGGAGTGGAA GccctttgatatttttattctgcttgccatttttgccAACTGTGTGGCCATGGGGGTCACCAAGCCATTCCCAGATGACGATTCTAACCCCACCAACCACCAGCTC GAACAAGTGGAGTACGTGTTCCTCGTCATCTTCACCATTGAGACCTTCACAAAGATTCTTGCCTACGGCCTCGTCATGCACCCCAGCGCCTACATACGCAGCGGGTGGAACTTGCTTGATTTCGTCATTGTCATTGTCGG GTTGTTCAGTGTGATGGCAGAGGGCATGACGGACCATAAACCTGGAGAGGCCCATCACGCTGCGGGGAAGCCCGGAGGCCTGGACGTGAAAGCCCTCAGAGCGTTCAGGGTGCTGCGACCGCTGCGTCTTGTTTCCGGAGTACCAA GTCTACAGATTGTGTTGAACTCCATTATGAAAGCCATGGTCCCCCTGCTGCACATTGGTATGCTGGTCATGTTTGTCATCATAATCTATGCCATCATCGGCTTGGAGCTCTTCATCGGCAGGATGCACAAGAGCTGTTACGACATCAGCACAG gccTCATGGTGGAGGATGATCCGTCCCCCTGTGCGTTCGCTGGGAGTGGGCGCTTCTGCGTCACCAACGGCACAGAGTGCAGGGGAAAGTGGGAAGGTCCTAATGGTGGAATCACAAACTTTGACAACATTTTCTTCGCCATGTTGACAGTTTTTCAGTGCATCACCATGGAGGGATGGACAGACGTCCTCTACTGG ATGAATGACGCCATCGGTTTTGAGATACCCTGGatttactttgtttctttggtCATCTTCGGGTCGTTTTTCATCATCAAtcttgttttgggtgttttgagCGG AGAGTTTTCCAAGGAAAGAGAAAAGGCCGTGGCGCGAGGGGAGCTGCAGAAGGCGCAGGAGAGCAAGCAGATGGAGGAAGACATGATAGGCTACATGGACTGGCTGATAGAAGCTGAGGATGTGGACGAAGAAGGAAATAAGC GTGCTGCAATCGCAAAGAAAAAGATGATGAAGAAGTTTGGCTGGTACAAACACAGCGAGGACGGAGGAG AGTCAGACTCCGATGACGACATTGCGTACCTCGATGACGACAGTGGATTCTGCGCTTCACTCAT GGCCAAAATGATGGCTAACAGCTTCTG tgaccAGCTGTGCCAGCTCAACCACACTTTCAGGAAGAACTGCCGTGTTGCAGTGAAGACCACCAACTTCTACTGGCTGGTGCTGCTGCTCGTGTTCCTCAACACCGTGGCCAGCGCCTCCGAGCATTACGGTCAGCCGAAATGGCTCACGGAGCTGCAAG AGCGAGCCAACAagatcctgctgctgctgttcactCTGGAGATGTTGATGAAGATGTACGCCTTTGGCCTTCAGATATATTTTATGGCTTTGTTTAACCGCTTTGACTGCTTTGTGGTGTGTGGCGGCATTCTGGAGACCCTGCTTGTGGAGATGGACGTCATCCCGCCCATCGGCATCTCGGTGCTGCGCTGCATCCGACTCCTCAGGATCTTCAAAATGACTCG GCACTGGGCTGCCCTCTCTGATCTGGTCACCTCACTACTCAACTCCATGAAAGCTATCTGCtccctcctgctcctgctcttcctcttcctcatcatctTCGCTTTGTTAGGAATGCAGTTGTTTGGGGGTAAATTTAACTTTGACGAAACCCAGATGAAGAGGAGCACCTTTGACTCGTTCCCTCAGGCTTTGCTCACGTGTTTCCAG ATCCTCACGGGAGAGGACTGGAACGCTGTGATGTACGATGGGATCATGGCATACGGAGGGCCCATCTTCCCCAACATGGTGGTGTGCATTTACTTTGTCATCCTTTTTGTCTGCGGTAACT ACATCCTCCTCAACGTCTTCTTGGCTATTGCTGTGGACAACTTGGCAGGaggtggagaaaagaaaaaagtgga agagaaaaaagaggaggaagaggagtgggATGAAGATCAAGAGAAAGAAGATGAGGATGCAGGG AATGAAGAGGATGACTGGCCAGAGAACGAAGAGCTGAGAGCCATCGAGGGACTGGAAG GAGTTGCTCCACTGAAGCCAGAATTCTCCGGGCCCAAAGAGAAGATTGTGCCGATCCCAGACGGAAGCTCCTTCTTCATCCTCGGAAAGAAAAACTG CTTGCGAGTCGCCTGCCACAACCTCATTCATCACCCCTACTTCACCAACttcatcctcatcttcatcatcctcagtAGCATTTCTCTGGCTGCAGAGGATCCAATCAAATCTCATTCGTTTAGAAATATT GTGCTGGGATATGCTGATTATGTCTTCACCTCAGTCTTCACCGTGGAAATCGTGCTCAAG aTGACAGTTTACGGAGCTTTCCTGCACACGGGCTCCTTCTGCAGGAACGCCTTCAATCTCCTCGACCTGCTGGTGGTCAGTGTGTCCCTCACCTCTTTTTTCCTGCA TTCAAGCGCCATCTCTGTGGTGAAGATTCTTCGTGTTCTTCGAGTTCTCCGGCCTCTTCGAGCCATCAACAGAGCCAAAGGATTAAAG aacGTGGTTCAGTGTGTGTTCGTGGCGATCCGCACCATCGGCAACATCCTGATCGTCACAACCCTCCTTCAGTTCATGTTTGCTTGTATTGGGGTTCAGCTTTTTAAG GGCAGATTCTACAGCTGCACAGATGAAGCCAAACACACTCCAGAGGAGTGCAA GGGAACGTTTGTGGTTTACAAAGACGGGGATATGAACCACCCCATGGTCAAGGAGCGGATTTGGGAGAACAGCGATTTCAACTTTGACAATGTGCTGATGGGAATGTTGGCCTTATTTACAGTTTCAACCTTTGAAGGCTGGCCACT GCTCCTGTACCGGGCCGTGGATGCAAACGCCATCAACCGAGGCCCCATCTACAACTACAGAGTGGAAATCTCCATCTTTTTCATCAtctacatcatcatcatcgcctTCTTCATGATGAACATATTTGTGGGTTTTGTCATCATCACATTTCGAGAGCAGGGAGAGGCCGAGTTCAAGAACTGCGAGCTCAACAAGAATCAG cgTCAGTGTGTGTATTATGCTCTTAAAGCTCAACCCATCAAGATCTACATTCCCAAAAACCCGTCTCAGCTTAAATTCTGGAGAATCATCAACTCCAGCCAGTTTGAGTACGTCATGTTTGTGCTGATTCTGGGAAACACGCTCACTCTGGCTATTCAG cACTATGAGCAGTCCAAACTGTTCACCTCCGTCATGGACATCCTCAACATGATCTTCACCGTGGTTTTCACCATTGAGATGATCATCAAGCTGCTGGCTCTGCGTGCTCAT CACTACTTCATTGATCCTTGGAACTCCTTCGATGCTCTGATTGTGGTCGGGAGCGTGTTGGACATCGCCGTCTCTGAGTTTA tacattttctcCAGGGtggcggtggtggtggtggtgggggtgcaGGAGGAGGAAGCGGGGGCGGGAAAGGAGAGCACGCAAAAGTGTCCATCACGTTTTTCCGTTTGTTCCGAGTGTTGAGATTAGTCAAACTGCTCAGCAAAGGAGAAGGCATCCGTACTCTTCTCTGGACGTTTGTCAAATCCCTGCAG GCTTTACCGTATGTCGGCCTCCTGATCGCCATGATCTTTTTCATCTATGCTGTGATCGGCATGCAG ATGTTTGGGAAGATAGCTGTCGATGATGAAACAGAAATCAACAGAAACTGCAACTTCCAGACTTTCTTCATGGCAGTTCTGGTGCTTTTCAG GTGTGCCACAGGAGAACAGTGGCAGCAGATCATGCTGGGAGCTCTGCCCGGCAGACGCTGTGACCCGGAATCTGACACTGAGCCCGGTGAAGAGTTCACCTGTGGCAGCAACCTGGCCTACATTTACTTCATCAGCTTTTTTATGCTCTGCGCTTACTTG atCATCAACTTGTTCATCGCTGTCATCATGGACAACTTTGAATATTTAACAAGAGACTGGACCGTGTTGGGTACTCACCATCTGGATGAGTTCAAGAGAGTTTGGTCTGACTACGATCCAGAGGCCAC TGGTCGGATCAAGCACATCGACGTGGTCACCATGTTGCGCAGGATTCAGCCTCCTCTCGGCTTTGGAAAGCTGTGCCCCCACCGTGTGGCGTGCAAA AGGCTGGTCGCTATGAACGTCCCACTGCATTCCGATGGGACGGTCACCTTCAATGCCACCCTGTTTGCTCTTGTGAGGACCTCACTTAAGATCAAAACTgaag GGCCAATTGATAAACAGAATGAAGAACTGAAGATTATTATTAAGAAGCTCTGGAAAAGAACAAAGCCTAAACTCATTGATGAGGTGATTCCGCCCCCTAGAG GGGATGAGGTGACATGTGGAAAGGTTTATGCCAGTTTCCTGATTCAGGACTACTTCAAAAAGTATCgcaaaagaaaagagagggagagGAAATCTAAGAAGAAAGACAAGGCAGCGGCTCTTCAG caagGTCTGCGGACGCTGCACGACCTGGCCCCAGAGATGCGCCTGGCCATGGCCTGTGACCTGGATGAAGAAGAGGCCACAGAGGGTGAGATGACAGGGGACGAGATATTTGACAGTGAGCCTGGAACTTCAGTGAACACCACACCGGCACCCACGCCGATGCCACCTCTGGAGGTGCTGGTAGAACAGACCGCCGCCATTTATATTGAGCCGCAGCCCCACGTGGTTAATGGAGGAGTGATCACCGAGCAGGTGAACGGCCTGCAGGAGCATCAGAAACCAGGATCAGAGCTGGCGGGGGTCAGCGTTGTTACAGAGCAGCCCCTGCGGTCTGAGCCTCTGCCTGTCAG CGTGGTCTCCATCAGTgagtctcctcttcctcctcccccgGATTTGCTGGTGGAAAGTGAGCCTGTTGCTGAAGTGGCTGCAAGTGCAGCGACAGAGCAGTTTTTTAGCAATGAGTTAGAGGCTGCAAGCCTGGCATCAGTAGACGG GTATTCCTATCCAGAACCCATGTCTCCTCTACCAACGGATTCAGGCTTCAATGGCCAAAGTCTGGATATGACCAGCAGCATCGGAGAGATACCATACGACACTCACATTCCTGACGACTTTGTTGACCATGGCTACAGTGATGGCAACATTAACGTGGAGAGTGCTGCCGCAAGTCCCACTCCCTATGAAGAAAACCTGTACAACGGCAATGGATACACAGGTTACCACGGCAATGGCCGCGCCAGCATCAACGGCAACGAGAGCATGGTGAGCGGCTTCAATGAAAACGGCAGCACCTTCAGCGGTTTCAATGGAAATGGCTACAACACAAACGAGAACGGCGCCGCGCAGTTCGTCAGGAGACGCCTCCTCCCCTCCATTCCAAAAG GCAATAAGCCCACCTTCAACTTCCAGTGTCTGCAGCCACAAAGCAGTGTGGACAACCTCCCCATCCCCGGTAATTACCAAGGCAACACCTCCCCAACCAGATCCCGTCTGAAG gcCCAGCTCAGCCTGGACTCACGGCCCAGCAGTGTGTCCTCCATGTCCACTGCCTCCTGGGCAAACACGGCAGCAGCTGGCACCACCCCAGTTCCAGGCTTAATTGCCCCTTCGGGTCGGAGGGGCAAGCTCATCTACACCCCAATGATCCTTGTGGATGAATCCAGCGGTACGAGTCAGCCGCTGTGGAGCGACGGCTCTGCCAGCTTGCCAGCAGGGAGGCGCTCAGCCTGGTACCCCGGCCAGACCAGGACCTTCACCAGCGTTCGGATGCCACCGCCTGTCAACCCGAGCTTTGTGGAGAAAGGCAGCGCAGACAGTCTGGTCGAGTCG ATTTTGATCTCTGAGGGTCTAGGCATTTACGCCAGGGACCCAAAGTTTGTGAACTTTGCCAAGCGAGAGATTGCGGAAGCGTGCCATATGAGCCTGGATGAGATGGAGAGCGCCGCTGCTGACCTGATCGCACGCGGAGCCAGCCAGTCGCTCTCCCGCTTCGAGGACGAACTCGCCGATGAAATGAACTGCGTGATTTCTTACTGA